In Thalassoglobus sp. JC818, a single window of DNA contains:
- a CDS encoding carbonic anhydrase, whose protein sequence is MQKLVEGIHQFQATSFSQQQKLFETLAEGQHPLALFITCSDSRIDPNQLTQTKPGELFILRTAGNIVPPYGSVFAGEAATIEYAVTALNIRDIIVCGHSHCGAMGGLLKPEAVESMPAVKSYLKFAESTRRIVEENYKHLTDPAKRLTLTVEENVLVQLESLRTHPSVAAALSRGDLKLHGWVYKFETGEVFTYDPSKNEFVGLGEATNLLAEESRSLPPI, encoded by the coding sequence ATGCAGAAGCTCGTCGAGGGAATCCATCAGTTTCAGGCGACTTCATTCAGCCAACAACAAAAGTTGTTCGAAACACTCGCAGAGGGGCAGCATCCACTCGCTCTGTTCATCACTTGCTCAGATTCTCGAATCGATCCGAATCAGCTCACGCAGACCAAACCCGGAGAACTCTTCATTCTGCGGACAGCTGGCAACATTGTTCCCCCGTATGGCTCTGTCTTTGCAGGGGAAGCTGCAACGATTGAGTATGCCGTCACCGCCCTGAATATCCGTGACATCATTGTTTGCGGACATTCCCATTGTGGTGCGATGGGGGGGCTTCTCAAGCCGGAAGCTGTCGAAAGCATGCCTGCGGTCAAGTCCTACTTGAAATTCGCAGAGTCGACCCGCCGGATTGTGGAAGAGAACTACAAGCATCTAACCGATCCCGCAAAGCGTCTCACATTGACTGTTGAAGAAAACGTCCTCGTTCAACTGGAGAGTCTCCGCACACATCCTTCAGTCGCTGCAGCACTCAGCCGGGGAGATTTGAAGCTCCACGGTTGGGTTTACAAGTTCGAGACAGGTGAAGTCTTTACGTATGATCCTTCGAAGAACGAATTTGTCGGGCTCGGCGAAGCGACCAATCTGCTCGCAGAAGAGAGTCGATCGCTGCCGCCCATCTAA
- a CDS encoding dodecin, giving the protein MSDHIYKRIEVVGTSKTSSDDAIRNAIRKTSDSVRGLRWFEVVELRGDIDGSDVAHWQATVRIGFRLEE; this is encoded by the coding sequence ATGTCTGACCACATCTACAAACGCATCGAGGTTGTTGGAACTTCCAAGACGAGCAGTGACGACGCGATTCGGAACGCCATTCGCAAAACATCCGATTCGGTGCGTGGGCTTCGATGGTTTGAAGTTGTCGAGCTCCGTGGAGACATCGATGGAAGCGATGTGGCTCACTGGCAGGCAACGGTTCGCATTGGTTTTCGACTCGAAGAGTGA
- a CDS encoding ATP-binding protein, giving the protein MTEKNLDPARNNYRLVIIGLMVLSAASLAVTIWIMVDFLREQKIVDELIRRLPSDATASAVELAGELKWQFRLAILVLLNLIVTGIAVVLLWRAYRSSLDSLRDFKALAGDILNSMDQAVITTDLAGRVTRINRRGNDLLSSGTDCIGRSLEDLSTNVPLELFRKEWMQSKSPGETRDLTVQVQGDDRTLRASCLTLCDIENNEIGNVLQVHDVTEQILIEEKMLRMERYMGLGAVAVGLHHEIRNPLAALSLHVQLLEEELEQVGSGIEVERMLEVIQTEINRVSGVLEGFRDFASIGRLELEMVDLQELIERIVKLLAPRAAQQKVAINFLSSGTQPAEVAADRMRLEQVLLNLLINGMESMPDGGELSVVAEVENNLALIRVSDTGRGIPKDLHDRIFDPYFSTKSEGTGLGLALCDKIMRQHQGKLEFQTSNRGTTFQLSWPAIKIEEVMA; this is encoded by the coding sequence ATGACCGAGAAAAACCTAGATCCCGCACGAAACAATTATCGTCTGGTCATCATCGGACTCATGGTTTTGAGCGCGGCGTCACTCGCTGTAACGATCTGGATCATGGTCGACTTTCTTCGCGAACAGAAGATTGTCGACGAATTAATTCGCCGACTTCCAAGTGACGCAACAGCGTCTGCTGTGGAACTGGCTGGCGAGTTGAAATGGCAGTTTCGGTTGGCGATTCTGGTGCTGTTGAATCTGATTGTTACTGGAATTGCGGTGGTTCTGCTGTGGCGTGCTTACCGATCTTCGCTTGACTCATTGAGAGATTTCAAAGCCCTTGCCGGCGATATTCTCAACAGCATGGATCAAGCCGTCATCACAACTGATCTCGCTGGACGTGTGACAAGAATCAATCGGAGGGGAAACGACCTCTTGTCGTCGGGAACCGACTGCATCGGGCGCTCGCTCGAGGATCTCTCTACGAATGTTCCTTTGGAGCTTTTCCGGAAGGAGTGGATGCAATCAAAGTCGCCCGGCGAGACGCGAGATCTGACCGTTCAAGTTCAGGGCGACGATCGAACGCTTCGTGCTTCATGCCTCACATTGTGTGACATCGAGAACAATGAAATCGGAAATGTTCTGCAGGTACACGATGTTACCGAACAAATTCTCATCGAAGAAAAGATGCTGAGAATGGAACGGTACATGGGGCTCGGTGCCGTCGCGGTCGGATTGCACCACGAAATTCGCAATCCACTCGCAGCTTTGTCATTGCATGTGCAACTGCTCGAAGAGGAACTTGAACAGGTCGGTTCAGGTATCGAAGTAGAACGCATGCTGGAGGTGATACAGACCGAGATCAACCGCGTGAGTGGTGTGCTGGAAGGGTTTCGAGACTTCGCCTCGATCGGTCGTCTTGAGTTAGAAATGGTCGACCTTCAGGAACTCATTGAGAGGATCGTGAAGCTATTAGCACCGCGCGCAGCACAGCAAAAAGTGGCGATTAATTTTCTCTCGTCAGGGACGCAACCTGCTGAAGTGGCTGCTGACCGGATGAGATTGGAACAAGTCTTGCTGAATCTTCTGATCAACGGGATGGAGTCCATGCCTGATGGAGGTGAACTCTCGGTCGTCGCTGAAGTCGAGAATAACCTTGCTCTGATCCGTGTCTCAGATACCGGTCGCGGTATTCCGAAAGATCTCCATGATCGTATTTTCGATCCGTATTTCAGCACGAAGAGTGAAGGCACAGGCTTGGGGTTAGCTCTTTGCGATAAAATCATGAGGCAACATCAAGGAAAGCTTGAGTTCCAAACTTCAAACCGAGGAACAACCTTTCAGCTTTCATGGCCCGCCATCAAGATTGAAGAAGTTATGGCTTAA
- a CDS encoding MgtC/SapB family protein, with product MSDFSEIVVASLLGAIIGLERELSGKPAGLRTHMFVAAGSALLVVLTPSTLDQLGDSVSGELTPDPIRVIQAIIVGISFLGAGTIVHNREEEVEGLTTAASIYLTTGIGIAVSVGRVWLAIQVTVLAIIFLTVLSRVEYRWIKKPTSSESEAEERQSSAKNLENK from the coding sequence GTGTCTGATTTCAGTGAGATCGTTGTTGCTTCACTTCTGGGTGCGATCATCGGCCTTGAACGTGAACTCTCAGGCAAACCGGCAGGGCTGCGCACTCACATGTTCGTCGCTGCCGGTTCGGCGCTGCTCGTCGTTCTCACCCCGAGTACTCTCGATCAGCTCGGCGATTCCGTTTCCGGCGAGTTAACGCCCGACCCAATACGCGTGATTCAGGCAATCATTGTCGGAATCAGCTTCCTCGGTGCAGGGACGATTGTGCATAACCGTGAGGAAGAGGTCGAAGGTCTCACGACCGCCGCTTCGATCTATCTGACGACAGGTATCGGCATCGCCGTTTCCGTTGGAAGGGTGTGGCTGGCCATTCAAGTAACGGTGCTCGCCATCATATTTCTGACGGTTCTGAGTCGGGTTGAGTATCGGTGGATCAAGAAGCCTACATCAAGCGAATCTGAAGCTGAGGAGCGGCAGTCATCAGCTAAAAACTTAGAAAACAAGTGA
- a CDS encoding sigma-54 dependent transcriptional regulator, producing MDEPFHILIVDDEPNIRAGLAKGLEKHAELITTAGSVNEAIDILVRETVHLVIADVRLPGDRDGLDLVTYVHRNCSATTIVITAHGTVETAVEAMRRGAFDFITKPVDLNLIREQVARAAEHYKLQAENRVLKGKLAEAGEIVGIVGNCRALKDVLDQIRQVADTDATILVRGESGTGKELIARAIHDLSHRSNGPFIPMNLGALPETLLESELFGHEKGAFTGASRQKPGCFEQAVSGTLFLDEITEIPAKSQVDLLRVLETGRFARIGGEEMLTSDARIVSATNRDIEQLVEEGTFREDLFYRLNIVPIDVPPLRQRREDIPLLIAYFLNHFCLRHQRPEKSLDSDAVQLLVQANWPGNIRQLRNVIERLVVTVGRDVIQAQDLPTEFSISPTQAEKESRSLAEVTEAAERTAIQSALTSNNCHREQTAKVLGISVRTLHYKMSRYNLH from the coding sequence ATGGATGAACCATTTCATATATTGATTGTTGATGACGAGCCGAACATTCGAGCGGGTCTTGCTAAGGGGCTCGAGAAGCATGCGGAGTTGATCACAACTGCTGGTTCGGTCAATGAAGCCATTGACATTCTCGTTAGAGAAACCGTGCATCTCGTCATCGCCGATGTTCGACTTCCGGGAGATCGCGACGGTCTAGATCTCGTGACATACGTCCATCGGAACTGTTCGGCCACAACGATTGTGATCACTGCTCACGGAACTGTAGAAACTGCTGTCGAAGCGATGAGACGCGGCGCGTTCGACTTCATCACAAAGCCTGTTGATCTCAATCTCATCCGCGAGCAGGTCGCCCGTGCCGCCGAACACTACAAGTTGCAGGCGGAGAATCGTGTTCTGAAAGGAAAGCTCGCCGAAGCTGGTGAGATCGTCGGAATTGTCGGGAATTGTCGCGCTCTCAAGGATGTTCTCGATCAGATTCGTCAAGTTGCTGATACTGATGCGACAATTCTCGTTCGAGGCGAAAGCGGGACGGGGAAGGAATTGATCGCACGAGCAATACACGATTTGAGCCACCGCTCGAACGGGCCTTTCATTCCAATGAATTTGGGAGCCCTTCCAGAAACTCTGCTCGAGAGTGAATTGTTCGGCCACGAGAAAGGTGCTTTCACGGGAGCGTCCCGTCAGAAGCCGGGATGCTTCGAGCAAGCAGTTTCGGGAACGCTTTTTCTCGACGAAATCACGGAAATCCCAGCGAAAAGCCAGGTCGATCTGCTTCGCGTTCTCGAAACGGGACGATTCGCGAGAATCGGTGGGGAAGAAATGCTGACATCCGATGCACGAATCGTGTCAGCGACGAATCGGGATATCGAACAGCTAGTTGAAGAAGGAACGTTCCGTGAAGATCTCTTTTACCGCTTAAACATCGTTCCGATCGATGTTCCTCCGCTCAGGCAACGCCGAGAAGATATTCCGCTTTTGATTGCGTACTTCCTCAACCACTTTTGCCTCCGACACCAGCGACCGGAAAAGTCTCTCGACAGCGATGCTGTCCAACTATTGGTGCAGGCCAATTGGCCGGGGAACATTCGTCAATTGAGAAACGTCATTGAACGCCTTGTGGTGACTGTGGGACGAGATGTCATCCAGGCTCAGGATTTGCCGACGGAATTTTCCATTAGCCCAACCCAGGCCGAGAAAGAATCTCGCTCACTGGCAGAGGTGACTGAAGCTGCGGAACGAACCGCTATTCAAAGTGCTCTCACGTCGAACAACTGTCATCGCGAACAGACCGCAAAAGTGCTTGGAATCAGTGTTCGAACGCTGCACTATAAAATGAGTCGATACAATCTTCACTGA
- a CDS encoding DUF2309 domain-containing protein, translating to MPPDRLGHMDVDPSKLIPNVLQDSSTPNSVPLTSINREKRIELIRNLIERASRVLPSQGPIEEFVHHNTLHAYEKKSFHDAVVEGQKQYHAEPYLSEVKYQELCAEERISIDDLKAVVEHDLSDASDQMVAGLSTRAQIRMAMLRHPIFEGTDAEFEWLIHEGHALNRICSTVNEEVREGVIESARSWVETLEQENQKELRDRVGRNHSKWSEAQWETIALQSLWHLCIDGVASSNKSEKEVAKFVRPRDVYLQATGEDIDRTVNDVLIRFCAAFLDQGFSDWHLPNRELGFLASFISLHSHPSKGMPQWFHDVAHTLSELSSSGISPEESIDLSLSQFEISEAEREEFITQTLLALGGWAGMIHFLESHRNKVSRPVPHGTLIEFLTVRLILEEHALHHLAGETNSHTEAVNSKIDWAQENVAHQNEASIERRAFPLFQLAQILGWTPAQLNELSSDQWQEVADEIDNFPSIERRRTFHEAYERKYHNAALSAVLAHSRRVSENSAKSHQRPLFQLVTCIDDREESLRRHLEEIEPSCETLSAAGFFGVAMYYRGAADSFFQALCPGVMTPSHYVVEDVGYTFEGVHRDRTRMRRRLERANHAFHTQSRTFFGGIVAGISGSLATAPLVARVLFPRLTAKIRQAVGAFLQLPPVTKLQLERYQDDPGPTNGHIGFSVDEMAANVGRLLHELGLLKPEDFSRLVIISGHGSSSLNNPHESAYCCGACAGKRGGPNARAFAAMANDWRVRLKVAEAGIQIPEDTKFVGAYHNTCDDSFVFFDLDQLPASHRSTIESARVTIEEARRRNAHERCRRFTAVPLTVTPQEALCHVEARAQDISQARPEYNHATNALCVVGQRKWTRGLFLDRRAFLNSYDPSSDDEDYSVLLRILSAAIPVCAGINLEYYFSTVDSKKYGSGSKLPHNIVSMLGVMEGTASDLRTGLYQQMTEIHEPIRIQFIIESTPEALLSIMDRNETIRRLCRGRWVRLSVFDPQTAEAFIFDGEEFQPFHSSLNELPEMNSSLECYQGSRSNTPFYSIAEQSTVSSETTEEHISDQQLRTTGAR from the coding sequence ATGCCTCCCGATCGACTGGGCCATATGGACGTCGATCCTTCGAAGCTTATTCCGAACGTGCTCCAAGACTCTTCGACTCCCAATTCGGTCCCACTCACTTCGATCAATCGCGAGAAGCGAATTGAGTTGATTCGAAACCTCATCGAGCGCGCATCGCGGGTCCTACCTTCCCAGGGCCCCATTGAAGAATTCGTTCATCACAACACTCTCCATGCTTATGAAAAGAAGTCATTTCATGACGCAGTCGTTGAGGGACAGAAGCAGTACCACGCGGAACCCTATTTGTCAGAAGTGAAATATCAAGAGCTGTGCGCTGAGGAACGAATCTCCATCGACGATCTGAAAGCAGTCGTCGAACACGATCTCAGCGACGCTTCCGATCAAATGGTCGCAGGCCTCTCGACACGGGCTCAAATACGGATGGCGATGCTACGTCATCCGATCTTTGAGGGGACAGATGCAGAGTTCGAGTGGCTCATCCACGAAGGCCACGCCCTCAACCGAATTTGCTCTACCGTGAATGAAGAGGTGCGAGAGGGCGTCATCGAATCCGCTCGCTCTTGGGTCGAGACGCTCGAGCAAGAGAATCAAAAAGAGCTTCGAGACAGAGTTGGTCGAAACCACTCGAAATGGAGTGAGGCGCAATGGGAGACTATCGCACTGCAATCACTTTGGCACCTGTGCATTGATGGAGTAGCAAGTTCGAATAAGAGCGAAAAAGAAGTCGCCAAGTTCGTCCGCCCGCGTGACGTCTATCTTCAAGCGACCGGCGAGGATATCGACAGAACTGTCAACGATGTCCTGATTCGTTTTTGTGCTGCCTTCCTCGATCAAGGCTTTTCGGACTGGCACCTCCCGAACCGGGAACTTGGATTCCTCGCATCCTTCATCAGTCTGCACTCTCATCCTTCCAAAGGAATGCCACAGTGGTTTCATGACGTTGCGCACACGCTCTCTGAATTGTCCTCCTCTGGAATCTCTCCCGAAGAGTCAATTGACCTGTCGCTGTCACAATTTGAGATCAGCGAAGCAGAGCGAGAGGAGTTTATCACTCAGACACTCCTCGCTCTCGGGGGGTGGGCTGGGATGATTCACTTTCTCGAATCGCATCGCAACAAAGTTTCGCGACCAGTCCCGCACGGAACTCTGATCGAGTTCCTAACCGTTCGACTGATCCTGGAAGAACATGCTCTGCATCATCTTGCAGGAGAGACAAATTCTCATACTGAAGCCGTCAATTCCAAGATAGATTGGGCTCAAGAAAACGTTGCGCATCAGAATGAAGCTTCGATCGAGCGACGAGCTTTTCCTCTGTTCCAATTGGCTCAAATTCTCGGTTGGACGCCCGCGCAGCTGAATGAGCTTTCTTCGGATCAATGGCAGGAAGTCGCAGACGAAATCGACAACTTTCCGTCGATTGAACGTCGGCGAACGTTTCACGAAGCGTACGAGCGAAAGTATCACAACGCAGCCTTATCCGCGGTCCTGGCCCATTCACGTCGCGTCAGCGAGAACTCTGCAAAATCTCACCAGAGGCCATTATTCCAACTCGTCACATGTATCGATGACCGAGAAGAGTCTCTCCGAAGACACCTCGAAGAGATCGAACCGAGTTGCGAAACATTGAGTGCGGCCGGTTTCTTTGGTGTCGCGATGTACTACCGAGGGGCAGCCGACAGCTTCTTTCAAGCACTCTGCCCAGGAGTCATGACGCCGAGTCATTACGTTGTCGAAGACGTGGGATACACATTCGAAGGAGTTCACCGCGATCGAACCCGAATGCGGCGACGACTCGAACGGGCGAATCATGCGTTTCACACTCAAAGCCGCACCTTCTTCGGCGGAATCGTCGCAGGGATCAGCGGATCTTTGGCGACAGCCCCGCTCGTCGCACGAGTCCTCTTTCCTCGCTTGACTGCCAAGATTCGTCAAGCTGTTGGAGCATTCCTGCAATTGCCGCCAGTCACGAAGTTGCAACTCGAACGCTACCAAGACGATCCCGGTCCAACGAACGGGCATATTGGTTTCTCAGTCGATGAAATGGCTGCAAATGTAGGTCGACTGCTTCACGAGTTGGGACTTCTGAAACCGGAAGACTTTTCACGACTCGTCATCATCTCAGGTCATGGTTCGTCAAGTTTAAATAACCCACACGAGTCCGCATATTGCTGTGGAGCCTGTGCCGGAAAACGTGGCGGCCCAAATGCCCGAGCCTTCGCTGCCATGGCCAACGATTGGCGTGTGCGATTAAAAGTGGCTGAAGCTGGAATCCAAATTCCTGAGGACACGAAGTTTGTCGGAGCCTATCACAACACGTGCGACGACTCGTTCGTTTTCTTTGACCTCGATCAACTTCCCGCATCTCATCGAAGCACGATTGAGTCAGCTCGCGTAACGATTGAAGAAGCACGCCGTCGAAACGCTCACGAACGCTGCCGCAGGTTCACGGCAGTTCCTTTGACAGTCACTCCACAAGAAGCTTTGTGTCACGTCGAAGCCCGTGCGCAGGACATTTCGCAGGCGAGACCTGAGTACAACCATGCGACTAACGCCCTCTGTGTCGTTGGTCAACGCAAATGGACTCGCGGGTTGTTCCTCGACCGTCGAGCGTTTCTGAATTCGTACGATCCATCATCCGACGATGAAGACTACTCGGTTCTGCTGCGGATTCTTTCGGCAGCAATCCCGGTCTGTGCAGGAATCAACCTCGAATACTACTTCTCGACCGTTGATTCAAAGAAGTATGGATCCGGGTCCAAACTGCCGCACAACATCGTCTCGATGCTTGGAGTGATGGAAGGCACTGCAAGCGACCTCCGGACAGGACTCTACCAGCAGATGACCGAAATTCATGAACCGATCCGAATTCAGTTCATCATCGAATCAACACCTGAAGCACTCCTATCAATCATGGATCGAAACGAAACGATTCGGAGGCTTTGCCGGGGACGTTGGGTGAGGCTATCGGTCTTCGATCCACAAACTGCCGAAGCCTTCATTTTCGATGGAGAAGAGTTTCAGCCGTTTCATTCATCGCTCAACGAACTTCCGGAAATGAATTCATCACTTGAGTGCTATCAAGGCTCCCGGTCCAACACTCCGTTTTACTCAATTGCTGAGCAATCGACCGTCTCCTCTGAGACAACTGAAGAACACATCTCGGACCAGCAACTTCGCACAACGGGGGCAAGATGA